ACACGCTGGCGGGCACGGCTGCCAGCTGGGGCAGCGGCAGCTCGCAGAGGGCAATGAAATACTCTACCTCGATGCGAACGCGGTAGCGCATCAGCGCCAGCTCCGAAAAATAAGGACTGAGGGTAGCCGTTTGGCGCTGGTAACGGCCATCGAGCGGAGAGAGCGCAGTAAGGGGCGAAAGCATAGTGCAAAAGTAGGCCCGGCAGTGACCAGCCGTAGCTTTTCACGCAGGTAATGGCGCTATGAGCAGTGTTATTGCGAATAAGACCGCTGCGCCCAGTCTGTGAACGGTAGCCCTCGGCAAGCAGCTAGCCAGCACTCTCCGCCGGAAAAACGCTAGGGGCGCTCTACTATATGCAAATGGAATGGCAGCAAAATGCCTGGCATCAAACAAAGCAGTCCGGCGTAGTTAGCTGCCAGGCAAGCCCGCCAGGAAGCGACAGCTGTCATTTTCGCATGAATAAGGCAGGTCGCTACGCACTAAAAGCCCGAGCACAAATCCTACCTTTGCGCTAATGCCTCTATCAGTTGTTGCCAAAAAACGAATTCTTTACGGCCTGGCCGGCCTGACAGTGGTGCTGCTACTAGCGCTCGGCGTGTTTCTATGGAAGCGCCAGCAGCTGCTGAACTACGCGTTGGGCAGAGTCAAAACCCGGATTGAGCAGAAGTACCCAGTAGTGCTCACCTTGGGCCCCGCGCATTTTACGAACCTCAAAACTGTAGAAATCGGGGGCATGCGCCTGGTGCCGACCGCCGCGGCCGGACCAGCGGCAGTCGGCGATACGCTGCTCACCGCTCGCCGCCTGCAAGTCAGCCTGAGCTTACGGTCGCTTTTTGCCGGGCGGCCGGTGTTTAGCGACTTGCAGATTGAGCGGGCCCACCTGACGGCGCACAAGGATGCGCGAGGGGGTAACAATTTCTCTTTTCTGCTAAAGAAAAAGGGACCGGCGCCGGTGGCCCGCGATACCGTACACGGTACTAATTATGGCTTGCTGCTCAACCAGGTGCTTGATGCGGGCTTCGGTAATGTGCCGGGTGCGGCCGATTTCACCCAGTTTGTAGTGAGCTACCACAGCCCCGACCACCGGGTGCAGCTCACCATGCCGCGCCTTACCATCGACGATGGGCAGGTGCAGGGGCGGCTCACGGCCAGCGTAGATGAGGTAGTGAACGAGCTGGGTATGAGCGGCAGCATTGACCCCAGCGACTACGCCCTGAACCTGCGGCTGTTTGGGGTAAATGGCTCGGTCCAGGTACCTTACGTGGCGCAGCGCTTCGGGGCGCTGGTGTCGTTCGATACCGTGCGGGTGCAATTGACGGGCAAAGAGTTTACTGCCGATGAGCAAACCGGCGGCCAGCTAACCGTGCATGGCTCGGTGGCGGCGCGCAACTTCAGCTTTTTTCATAAGCGCCTCTCTTCCGAAGATATCGTGGTGCACCAGGGGCAGCTCGATTTTGTGGCTACGCTGGGGCGGGGTATGTTCTCGCTCGACCCCGGCACGCGGGCCGTGCTCAATCAGCTGGTGTTTCACCCCGAAATAGCGGTGCGCCTCAAGCCCCGGCTGGCCGTTAAGATTAAGGTAGATTCGGACCCCACGCCCACCAACGCCTTCTTCAACTCACTGCCCGAAGGCATGTTTGATGTGGTGACCGGGACGGCCGGCACCGGCACGCTGGCGTATCACCTCAAAGCTGACGTGGATATGGCGCGCGTCGACAGCCTGCACCTCGACTCGTCGCTGCAGCCCAGCAAGGATTTTAGTATCACGCACTTCGGGGCTGAAGATTTACGCATGCTGGAAGGAGAGTTTCCCTTTACGGCCTACAACGACCGGGGCGACTCGCTGCGCACGTTTATGGTTGGGCCGAGCAACCCCGACTTCACGCCGTTTGCCGAAGTCTCGCCTTTTATGCCCGCCGTAATCCAAACCACCGAAGACCCGCAGTTTTTCCGGCATCACGGCTTCATGGAAAAAGCTTTCGTGAATGCGGCTATCGAAGACATTAAGGAGAAGCGCTTTGCCCGCGGTGGCAGCACGCTGAGTATGCAGCTGGTGAAGAACGTATTTCTGAGCCGCGAAAAAACCGTGGGCCGCAAGGCGGAGGAAATGCTCATGGTATGGCTGATTGAAAACTGGCTCGTCGACCGCACCCACACGCTTACCAAGCAGCGCATGTTTGAGATTTACCTCAACATTGTGGAGTGGGGGCCCACGGCCTACCGCTGGCCCAGCGGCAAGCGCGGGGTGTACGGCATTCGGGAGGCCGCGCTTTTTTACTACGCCAAGCGCCCCAGCGAGCTGAATCTGGGCGAGTGCATCTACCTGGCCAGCATCATTCCCAAGCCAAAGTATTATAAGGAATCATTTAATGTATATGGCGAGCTGCGGGGCACCACGCGCTGGTATTTCCGCTTCATTGCCGACATCATGCAGAATAAGAACCTGATAACAGCCAGCCAGCGCGACAACCTGAGTTATTCAGTGAGCCTGAAAGGGCCGGCCAACAAATATATAGTTCGCGCTATACGTGATACAGTGCGCACGGTGCAGCCCGGCGACACGGCCGAGCTGGCTCCCCTCAACCTCGTAGACCTGTTGAATACCGGCGCGCAGCCCGCCCCGCCCGCCCCCGGCGGTAGCCCGGCCCCGCCGCCCGGCCCCCGGCCTTAGCAAGGCAGCTTCTTTTTAACATTTAGCCCGGCTGTTGGTTATCAGTCGCTTTTACATCACAATTGCTGACTTCATTATGAAAATCACCGTACTTGCCATGGCTGCTGCTGCCACGCTCAGCCTGGCGTTCACCACTCACCAGCCCACGCCTATGCACCCCGCCGAAACTGCCGCCGCGCCCGGCACCGTGTACGACTTTACCGTGAAGACTATCGACGGTAAAGAAGTGAAGCTGAGCAAGTATAAAGGCAAGAAAATCCTTATTGTGAACACCGCTTCCAAGTGCGGCTTCACGCCCCAGTACAAGGAGCTGGAAGAGCTGTCGAAAAAGTACGCGGGCAAGGTGACGGTGCTCGGCTTTCCTTCCAACAGCTTCAACCAGGAACTGGCTTCGAATGAAGAAGTATCAGCTTTCTGTGAGAAGAACTACGGCGTAACCTTCCCGCTGTTTTCCACCGTTGCGGTAAAAGGCGACGATGCCACGCCGCTCTATAAGTTTTTGGCCGACAAGGAGAAGAACGGCGCCGTGAGCGACGTGCCTACCTGGAATTTCTGCAAGTACCTGGTCGATGAGAAAGGCCACGTAGTAGCCTTCTACCCTTCTAAGGTGAAGCCCCTGAGCGACGAGCTGGTGGCGGCTATCACGAAGTAGATTGCGTCGACTTCGCCAGAAACAGAACGTCATGCTGAACGAAAGGAAGCAGCCCGCTCGCGCCGTTAAGGGTAATAACCCAACGATTCGGTCGAGCTGCTTCCTTTCGTTCAGCATGACGTTCTGTTTGAGCTAAAATAACCCTTTGGTAACCAACTATTTCTGATGTCTCCCTGGATTTCTGCATTTCGTCCGCGCACCCTGCCCTTGGCGTTGGCCAGTATTCTTACGGGGGGCTTTCTGGCTAAGGCAACCGGGCAGTTCAATGGCCCTGTAGTAGCGCTGGCGGCCTTTACTACCATTCTGCTTCAAATACTTAGCAACCTGGCCAACGACTACGGCGACTCGCAGAACGGAGCCGACAGCGTGCACCGCCAGGGCCCGCTGCGGGCCGTGCAGAGCGGGGCCATCACGCCAGCCGA
The sequence above is drawn from the Hymenobacter baengnokdamensis genome and encodes:
- a CDS encoding transglycosylase domain-containing protein — translated: MPLSVVAKKRILYGLAGLTVVLLLALGVFLWKRQQLLNYALGRVKTRIEQKYPVVLTLGPAHFTNLKTVEIGGMRLVPTAAAGPAAVGDTLLTARRLQVSLSLRSLFAGRPVFSDLQIERAHLTAHKDARGGNNFSFLLKKKGPAPVARDTVHGTNYGLLLNQVLDAGFGNVPGAADFTQFVVSYHSPDHRVQLTMPRLTIDDGQVQGRLTASVDEVVNELGMSGSIDPSDYALNLRLFGVNGSVQVPYVAQRFGALVSFDTVRVQLTGKEFTADEQTGGQLTVHGSVAARNFSFFHKRLSSEDIVVHQGQLDFVATLGRGMFSLDPGTRAVLNQLVFHPEIAVRLKPRLAVKIKVDSDPTPTNAFFNSLPEGMFDVVTGTAGTGTLAYHLKADVDMARVDSLHLDSSLQPSKDFSITHFGAEDLRMLEGEFPFTAYNDRGDSLRTFMVGPSNPDFTPFAEVSPFMPAVIQTTEDPQFFRHHGFMEKAFVNAAIEDIKEKRFARGGSTLSMQLVKNVFLSREKTVGRKAEEMLMVWLIENWLVDRTHTLTKQRMFEIYLNIVEWGPTAYRWPSGKRGVYGIREAALFYYAKRPSELNLGECIYLASIIPKPKYYKESFNVYGELRGTTRWYFRFIADIMQNKNLITASQRDNLSYSVSLKGPANKYIVRAIRDTVRTVQPGDTAELAPLNLVDLLNTGAQPAPPAPGGSPAPPPGPRP
- a CDS encoding glutathione peroxidase; translated protein: MKITVLAMAAAATLSLAFTTHQPTPMHPAETAAAPGTVYDFTVKTIDGKEVKLSKYKGKKILIVNTASKCGFTPQYKELEELSKKYAGKVTVLGFPSNSFNQELASNEEVSAFCEKNYGVTFPLFSTVAVKGDDATPLYKFLADKEKNGAVSDVPTWNFCKYLVDEKGHVVAFYPSKVKPLSDELVAAITK